Genomic window (Candidatus Binatia bacterium):
GGATCGATGGTTTGGATCGACGTCCTGGATCAGCGGTCCTGGTTCTCGTCGATGCTCGCGGCGATGGCGGCGAGCTCCGCGTCGCTGAGCGCCTTCATCGCCTGACGCATGCGTTCGAAGCGCTCGACGCGCGACATCACGCTCGCGTCGTGCGGCGGACCGGCGAGCCCGTCGCGCAGTCCCTGCGCGAACGCGTCCGGCGTGATCGGCAGGGCATCGCGGAAGTCGCGGCCCGTCGCGTAGCCGAGGGCGTAGCTCGTGCGCGCGAGCGCCGAGTCGTCCGGCGCTCGTGCGCTCGTCTCGGTGCTCGCGCGAACGGCGAACGAGACGACGCTCGTCACGCCGATCGTCACGACCAGCAAGGCGGCGATGCGTCGCGCTTGCGACGTGCGCTCGCCGCGTGTCCCCTCCCGCACAGCCATCCGCACGCCGCGCACGCGCGAGCAAGGCGTGCGCCACGGACGATGCTCGAAATGCTCGGCGTTTTTCTCGCGTCGCCGAGCGCGCGTGATCGTCGGGTGGGCAACGTCGTGATCACGACGACGTCACGCGACGCGAGCGACGAGCGCCATCAGCGTTGCGAAAGATCGCGATCGTGAGTTGCGAGCGTGCAGCTATGCTTGACGCGCGTCGCCTTGAGGCGGCCGCGCGGCACCTCGATGCGTGGATCGATCGCTCGATGCGAGCTGATCGCGGTCATGCGAGCGCGTGAACGACGCGACGCCGCGCGTGCAGTCGACGAGTGGTGCGCGAGGCGACGGACGAGCGGAGCGCGAGCAGGTGGACGATCGCGACGCGTGCCCGCGCGCCTCGCCGTGCCGAGGGGCCCGCCCCACGACCGAAGGGAGTCCGACCACGCGCCCGCGACGCGCCGAGAACGTCGAGCACGTTCCTTCCTCCGCTCCTCGTCTGCACTCCTTGGAAGAGCTTCCACCCAATCTTGCACGCCGCTCTCCGGTTCCCTCGCCAATGCTCGGCTTTCCGACGCACGCGCGTGGCACGACCGTTGCCCTCGCACAGGGGGTTGGTCCGGACGCTCCGGACCCGGAACGGAGGAAGCCATGCGTAGAACGACGACGGTGTTGTTGGCGGCGGCCGCGCTTGCCGTGGCACCCCTGGCGGGCAGCGCCGCCGCGGACGATCAGGGCGCGAAGTCTTCGGGCGCGCAGATGGAGCAGGGCACGATGCGCTCGGGCAGCGCCGCGAGCGGCTCGGGCAGCGTCGCGGGCGCCGCGGCGACGATCCCGTCCGACGAGATCATCGGCAGCGACGTGCTCGACAGCCAGGGCCAGGAGCTCGGCAGCGTCCGCAAGCTGCTCATCGACAAGGACGGCAAGATCGACTCGGCGGTCATCTCGCTCGGCGGCGTGTTCGGCATGGGCTCGCGTCAGGTGAAGGTCCCGTGGAGCTCGCTGCAGATGAAGCCGAAGGCGGACGATCCCGACGAGATGGTCGTGACGGCGTCGCGCGACACGCTGCAGAACGCGCCGCAGTTCGAGGAGAACAAGGGCATGGCGCGCTCGGTGCTCGACGCGATCAACCCGAACGCGGACGACGATCAGGATCCGCGCGCGGCGGGGAGGACGAACGAGTAGGCGTCCCCTCGACCGCAGTCGGCGCAGCGGCGAAGCCGATGCGTCGCGGGAGCGGCCGGATCCGTCCGGCCGCTCCTAGCTCTCTCGCTCCTCCTGAGGCTCCGCGCTGCGCGGCCGCGCCAACGGGCCGCTCGCGAAGTCGTCCAGCTCGGCCTCGGCGTAGTGCGCGCTGGCCACGCGCAGGCGCTCGGCGAGCACTGCGCGCAGCTCCGCCGGACGCACTACCGCCACCCACGGCGTCAAGCTCATGATCCAGTTGGCGAGCTCCTCGACGCCACGGACCTTCATCGTCAGCCTCAAGCGGCCGGCGTCGTCGCGCGAGAACCGCTGCGACGGGTGCACCGTCCGCTTCGTGAGGTACGCCTCGGTGCGCTGGTTCAGGATCACCAGCTCGACCTCGGTCTCGGGTCCCTCGACGACGCCGAAGAGACCGTCGGTGTAGCGCGCGGGATCGAAGTCCTTCGGATAGGTGAAGCGCGCTCGGCCGCGCGGTCCGTCGCCGGGGGTGGGCTTCGCGGAGCGGATGCGCTCGACCGCGAGCCACAGGATGTTGCCCGCCGTCTCGCTGTACCCGACGAGGTAGAGGCCGCCCCGGTAGGCGAGCAGGGTGTACGGCGCGACGTCGTGCTGCTTCGGCTGCGCGAGCACGGCCTCGTAGTCGATCGTCAGGCGGTACTCGCGCACCAGCGCCTGCACGATCTGGTCGATGATGTCGCTGTGCGCGGCGTAGTCCTTCGGGACGAACGCGATCGAGAAGAACTTGCGGTCGAGGTTCTCGAGCTGCGAGCGCACGGCGGCCGGCATCTGCTCGACGAGCTTGTCCCACAGGGCGTCGGCGCTGTCCTTGAGCACCGTTCCTTCGAGGAAGCGGACCATCGACAGCGTGAACCACAGCGACACCGCCGACATCAGCCGCGCGTCGGGCGGGTGCGTGTCGTCGCGCAGGCGGAGCAGGCGACGCGAGCCGCGCTGCACGACCTCGATCAGCGGCTCGCCGTACGCGTCGCGCAGCTCCTCGCGGCAGGCGTCGACGTAGCGCAGAAGCGTGCGCTCACCGATCGAGAGCTCGCTCTTGATCGCGTCGAAGCTCCAGCCGTGCGGATGCGACCGCAGCTCGTGGACGAGGCGGGCGATGCGGCGGGCGGCAGGATAGGTGGCTCGTCGTCGCTGACTCACGGGGCGTTTGGTCGCCGAAGCTTTGCATGCGAGATCGACAGCGGTTGTCTGTCAACGGCTGTCAGCGGCAGCGATGTGTCGGGAGGACGCCGATGGACATCGAGAGCGCGTCCTGCTCGCACAGGGCCATATGCCACCATCGAGCGGGGACGTACAAGAAATCGCCCGCCACCAGGCGCGCCGAGTACACGGGCGACGACTCGCGCGGAAACTTGCGAAACGACGCGGCCGTCGCGGGCTCGCGCGCGACCGTATTCGGCCGGAAAAAGTACTCCTTCGCGCCGAGCGTCTGGACGAGGAACACGTCCTCGTCGTCGTAGTGCCAGCCGAAGCCGTGCGTGCCGCCCGGCGTGGCGAAAATTTGTACATGCGTCTCGCCGAGCGCGCGAAACGCCGAGGCCACGCGCTCGAGCTGCGGGTGGCTGCGCTCGGCGCGACGCATGCAGAGCCCGATGCCGTGCGCGAACAGCGGACGCAGCTCGGCGTACGAGCGCGGCGCGGCTATCGGCAGGAGGCGGTTGCGCGCGACCACGAGCACGTCGGGGGTGGGGTCGGTCGCGGCGAGCGCCTCGTCGAGCACCGACCAGTCGCAGAACGCGCGCGCGCCGTGGGTCGTGCCGGGCTGCGCGATCGGCGTGCGCTGCAGGTGCTCGGCGAGAAACTCGTCGAGCGCGATCGGTCCCAGCCACTCGCGCAGCAGGGGAAGCTGCGGCGCCGAGGCGTGCGTGCTCATGCGATCCTGTGGTCGGGCCCGGGCTCGGTCGTCCCGCCCTTCTCCTTGGGGATCACGCTCACGCGTCCGTCGCCCTCGAGGCACGCCCTCTCGACCTCCGCCACCTCACCGATGCCATGCTGACGGAGCTGGCTCATCAGCTCCTCCTCGGTGATCAGCTCGTGGTGCATGTTGCGACGCATGAGCACGCCGTTCTTGATCAGCGGCAGCGGCGGCGGGTGGACGAAGCGCCCGATCGCCGGCACGCGGTGGCCGAGCCAGTTCAGCGCGTGGCTCCAGAAGATGATCGTCGCGACCAGGACGATGCCTTCGGGCAGCGAGCGGTAGTCGCCGGCGAGGCCATTCTGCGCGGCGTCGGCGATCAGCACGACCACCAGCAGGTCGGTCATCGCAAGCCCGCCCGCCTCGCGCTTCAGCACGACGCGGAGCAGCGAGAACAGCGCGAGGTACATCACCGTCCCGCGCAGCACGATCTCGACGATCGACGTGCTCGGAACGAGCAATGTGCGCCAGTCGACGTTGCCGAACATGGTGGGATCGAACCGATCCTCCGCACGCGCATCCGTGAAGCGCCCGTGCAGCAACGCTCATCCTATGCCGGGACCGTGGGTCGGCGCGAGCCCGTGCGCCTCGCCCGAGCACCGGACCCGCCGACCGGCCGCAGGCCCGTGGCGTCGCGGCGCGGCAGCTCGGGCGCCGGGCCGAGCCCCGGCGCCCGCTTCGCGTTTCTCTCCCGACGCCGCGCACGCTCTCGAAGCCTCGCGTGCGTCCCTTGACGCGACCGACGAACGGTCCGACAACCAGGCTCGCCAGCATGCGATGGTGGGCTCGACTCGGGCTGCGCGGCAAGCTCTTCCTCGCCGTTGCGGCCGTTCTGATCGGCCTGCTTCTCACCACGCTCGCCGCGGTGCAGCTGCAGATCGAGGAGCAGACGCGCGCGACGCTGCGCCAGGGGCTGCGCGTCACCGGCAGCGTGTTCCAGCGCCAGATGCGTGAGCGCGGCGAGGTGCTCCTCGCCGGCGCCGAGCTGCTCGCCTCGGACTTCGCGCTGAAGCGCGCGATCGCGACCCGCGATCCGGGGACGCTCGCCTCGGTCGCCGTCAATCACCAGCAGCGAATCGACGTCGACCTGCTGTGGATCGCCGACGAGAGCGGCGAGCTGTTCGCCGACTCGCGCGGCAAGCTCGTCGCCGGCGCTTCGGTCGCGAGCACGCCGCCGATCGCCGACGTGCTGCGCAGCGGCGAGGCGATGGTCACGCTCGCCGAGCTCGACGGCGAGCTCTATCGGCTGGTTGGCGTGCCGGTGTTCGCGGTCGACCTGATCGGGCTGCTCGTGCTCGGTGAGCGCATCGACGATGCGACCGCGCAGGAGCTGCAGGAGAGCACCGGCACGCACGTCGCGTTCACCGCCGGGGAGCGCGTGCTCGCGGCGTCGTCGCCACCGCCGACGCGCGAGGCGCTGGCGACGATCCTGCCCGTCGCGCCCGGTCCGGACTTCATCGCCGAGCTCGACGGCGAGCGCTACTTCTCGCTCGCCGTGCCGGTCGAGGCGCAGAGCAGCGTGCCGGTGGTCGCGCTCCTGCAGCGCTCGTACGACTCGGCGCTGGCCCCGCTGCTCGCGCTGCGCATGCGCATCCTGCTGATCGGACTCGGTGCGCTCGTGCTCGCGCTGCTGGTCGCGCTCGGCATGGCGGCGGGGATCAACGCGCCGATCCAGCGCCTGGTCGACGCCACGCGGCAGATCATGCAGGGCAACCTCGGCTACCGCGTTCCCGAGCAGCGCACCGACGAGCTCGGCTTTCTCGCCGGGTCGTTCAACCGCATGAGCGAGCGCATCGAGCAGCGCGAGCGCGAGCTCACCGAGCTCAACGCGCAGCTCGAGAACCGCGTGCGCGAGCGCACGGCCGAGCTCGAAGCGTCCTACCGCGACTTGAAGGCCGCGCAGGTGCAGCTCGTGCAGTCGGAGAAGATGGCGTCGCTCGGCGTGCTGGTCGCCGGCGTCGCGCACGAGATCAACAACCCGGTGACCTTCGTCGCGAACAACGTCGAGCCGCTCAAGGAGCGATTGACGGAGCTGCGCGACGTCGCGAGGCTGCACCCCGAGATGGGCCTCGAAGCGCAGCTCGACGAGCTCAACGAGATCGCCGACCTGATCGGCGAGGGCGCGCGACGTACGGCGGGCATCGTGCAGGACCTGCGCAACTTCTCGCGTCTCTCGCACGAGGGTACCGAGTGGGTCGACGTGCACGAGGGCATCGAGACCTGCCTGCGTCTGCTGCGTCCGCGCTGGGCCGAGCGCATCACGATCGAGCGCGACTTCGGCGAGGTGCCGAAGATCGAGGCGGCGACGGGCCAGCTCAACCAGGTGCTGATGAACCTGCTCGCGAACGCCTGCGACGCGATCGACGGCACGGGCACGATCCGCATCACGACGCGCGTCGAGGGCGATCGTCTGCACCTCTCGGTGCGTGACGACGGCGTCGGCATCGCCCCCGAGGACGTCGAGCGCATCTTCGATCCCTTCTTCACCACCAAGCCGCAGGGCCAGGGCACGGGGCTCGGGCTCTCGATCACGCACGGCATCGTCACCGGGCACGGCGGCGAGATCCGGGTCGAGAGCGCGCCCGGTCGGGGCACCGAGGTGCGCGTCGTGCTACCGCTGCGGCGGGCGCGGCCCGACGAGACGGCCGCAGACGTGAGGGTCCATGCTCGCTGATACCGAGATCGATCTGCGACGCTACCCGGTGCTGATCGTCGACGACGAGGAGGCGATCCTGCGCACGTTCCGCCTCAACTACGCGCGCGACTTCACCGTGCTCGGGACGTCGAGCCCCGCGAAGGCGCTCGAGATGATCGAGCAGGAAGACGTCTGCGTGCTGGTCACCGACCAGCGCATGCCGGAGATGAACGGCACCGAGCTCATCGAGCGCGCGCTCGAGATCAAGCCGACGTTGGTGCCGATCATCTTGACGGGCTTCGCCGACGTCGACGCGCTGGTGCGCGCCGTCAACCTGCGCCGCGTCTACCGCTACGTGCCGAAGCCGTGGGACCGCGAGGAGCTGCGCGACACGATCGCGAAGGCGATCGAGATGTTCCACCTCGTGCACACCAACGCGAGCCTGCTCGCCGAGAACGCGCGGCTCGTCGCCGAGCTCGAGCGCGCGAACGAGCAGCTGCGGCGCGAAAACCGCTTCCTGAAGGAGCAGACGAGCGCCGGCGGCTTCGACGCGCTGATCGGCAAGAGCCCGGCGCTCCAGCGCGTGATCGAGCGCGCGAAGCGCGTCGCGCCGTCGACCGCGACGGTGCTGATCGAAGGTCCGTCCGGCACCGGCAAGGAGCTGCTCGCGCGCGCGATCCACGAGGCGAGCCCGCGGCGCTCGAAGCTCTTCGTCGCGGTCAACACCGGCACGATGACCGAGACGCTGCTCTCGAGCACGCTCTTCGGACACCGCCGCGGCTCGTTCACCGGCGCGACGTCCGACCAGAAGGGACTCTTCGAGGTCGCGAACGGCGGCACGCTGTTCCTCGACGAGATCGGCGAGACCACGCCGGCGCTGCAGGTGCACCTGCTGCGCGTGCTGCAGGAGGGCGAGATCCAGCCGGTCGGCGCGCCGCGTCCGGTGAAGGTCGACGTGCGCGTGATCGCGGCGACCAACCGCAACCTCGAGGCGGAGGTCGAGAAGGGCAACTTCCGCGAGGACCTGCTGCACCGCCTGAAGGTCTTTCCCCTGCGTCTGCCGCCGCTCTCCGAGCGCCTCGAGGACGTGCCGCTGCTGGTCGAGGCGATCCTCGCGCGCCACTGCCGCAAGCTCGGCAAGCCGCTGCCCGAGGTCGATCCCGAGGCGATGGCGGCGCTGCAGGCGCACGAGTACCGCGGCAACGTGCGCGAGCTCGAGAACCTGCTCGAGCGCGCCCTGCTGCTGTGCGACCCGGGCGACCCGATCACGGTCGAGGTGCTGTTCGACGACGTGCCGCTGGTCCCGCCGAGTCCACCGCAGGCCGTCGCGGGCGCGGCGGAGTCCGGATCCGGCGACGCGCCCGCCGGCGGCTCGCTCTACGCGGACGTGCTGCGCTACGAGTGGCAGCGCATCCGCGAGACCATCGCCGCGTGCGGCGGCAACAAGAGCGAGGCCGCGCGTAAGCTCGGGCTGACGCGCGTCGGTTTGCTCAAGAAGCTCAAGCGCTGCGAGCAGGCGTTCGGTGGTGGTGCGGGCGGCGGCGCCGGGCACTGAGCCCGTGAACGGGTCGTCGTCGTGCATCGTGTGGTGATGCGCCCTCGTGCGGCGACGCTCCTCACGCTGCTCGCGCTGGTCGCGAGCGCTTGCGCCACGCACCGCATCGACCTGAGCGATCCCGACGCCGCGGCGCTGGCTCGCAGCGGTCCGCCGACCATGGGCAAGGTCGTGGTCGTCCGCTTCCACGATGCGCGCACCCGCGAGTGGGCGACCGGACGGCAGGTCGGGCAGATGCGCGAGGGGTACGGCATCCCGGTCGTCGCCGTCGAGGCGGAGCAGGATCCCGTCCTCTGGGTCGCCGACGGCCTCGCGCACGGGCTCGCGCTGCACGGCTACGAGGTCGAGCGTCTCGACGCGCCGCCCGCGGATCCGTCGGCCTTCGTCGTGATGGGCTCGGTCGTCCAGGTCTTCGGCGACGCGTACCTCATGAAGGGCGCCGGCATCGTCGCCGACGTGTGGCTCGTGCACGGCGGCTGGACGATCTGGAGCGGGCGCTGCGAGGGGACCTCGACGAGTCTCCAGTGGCCGTCGCTCGAGCACCCGCTGCGCGCTGCGCTCCTCGACGCGCGCAAGCAGCTCGTCGCGCGCTGCGTCCCCCCGATCGCCACCGCGATCGAGCGCGCGAAGGAGGCGCAGGCCGCCGCGAGCTCGTGACGGACGTCGCGGCTGCGCTCCGTGCGGGTTCGTGAGCGCCTCGTGCGGGTGCGGTTCGCCCGCGCGAGCTCTCGCCAAGCGCCACCGCTTCGACGTAGAAGGAGCGCACCGCCATCGCGATCGCGTTCGCGCAGACGAGCGAGCGCGCGATCGATCGGAGGAGCCCGCGATGTCACTCGTGTACGAGCCCCGCATGCTGATCGACGGCAAGCTGGTCGAGGCGACCGGCGGCCGCACCTACGACAACGTCAACCCCGCGACCGAGGAGGTGATCGGCCAGGTCGCCGACGGCTCGGTCGAGGACATGGAGCGCGCGATCGCGGCGGCGCGGCGCGCGTTCGACGAGACCTCGTGGGCGACCGACCGCGCGTTTCGCAAGCGCTGCCTCGAGCAGCTCAAGGCGGCGCTCGACAAGCACAAAGAGGAGCTGCGGCCGCAGATCGTCGCCGAGGTCGGGACGCCGATCGCGCTGACCTACGCGATCCAGCAGGACACCTGCATCGCCGACCTGCAGTACGAGATCGATCTCATCGATCGCTACGAGTGGGAGCGCGACATCGGACTGCGGGACTTCTTCGGCATCACGTCGCGCCGTCTCGTGCTGCGCGAGCCGGTCGGCGTCGCGGGGCTGATCACGCCGTGGAACTTCCCGTTCATGCTGAACCTCGCGAAGCTCGCCCCGGCGCTCGCGGCGGGCTGCACGGTCGTGCTGAAGCCCGCACCGGACACGCCTTTCTCCGCGACCTGGATCGGCAAGCTGATCGTCGAGGAGACCGACATCCCGCCCGGCGTGGTGAACATCGTCACCTCGCGCGACCCGGCGGCGGTCGGCGAAGTGCTGACGGCGAGCCCGCTCGTCGACCTGATCTCGTTCACCGGCTCGACCGCGGTCGGCAAGCGCATCGCCGCGCGCTGCGCGGACACGCTGAAGCGCGTCTTCCTCGAGCTCGGCGGCAAGTCGGCGAACATCGTCCTCGACGACGCGGACTTCCCGACGGTGCTGGGCTCGATCGGCCAGGTCTGCACGCACTCGGGGCAGGGCTGCGCGATCACGACGCGGCTCTTGCTGCCGAGAAAGCGCTACGAGGAAGGCGTCGAGATCGCCAAGGCCGCGTTCGAGAGCGTCCCCTACGGCGATCCGACCGACTTCAAGAACCTCGCGGGTCCGCTGATCAACGCGCGCCAGCGCGACCGCGTGCTGCGCTACATCGAGCAGGGCAAGGCCGAAGGGGCGCGCTGCCTCGTCGGCGGCGGCGCCGCGACGCAGTTCGCGAAGGGCTACTACGTGCAGCCGACGCTGTTCGTCGACGTCGACCCGAGCTCGACCATCGCGCAGGAGGAGATCTTCGGCCCGGTGCTGTCGGTCATCGCGTACGAGGACGACGACGACGCGGTGCGGATCGCGAACGCGTCGCGCTACGGGCTCTCGGGGGCGGTGAGCTCGGGGTCGCTCGAGCGCGCGATGGCGGTCGCCCGCCGCGTGCGCACCGGCACGCTGTCGGTCAACGGAGGCATGTGGTTCGGCCCCGACGCGCCCTTCGGCGGCTACAAGGAGAGCGGCATCGGCCGCGAGCACGGCGTCGAGGGCTTCGAGGAGTACCTCGAGACCAAGACCGTCGCCCTGCCGGCGGCGTAGCGCTCGAACGGTCCCGCGAGGGGGTGGGCAAGAAAGCGCGACGTCCCGACGGACGGGGTGGAGGGAAGCCCGCGTCCGCCGGGACGTCGCAAGCGGCCGCAGCCCCATGCGGCCGGATCGTGACCACCCGGCAGCGCGCGACGGCGGCGAACCAGTCACGGCCCGCCGCGCGCCGCACGCGCGCAGTCGATCAGCTGCGCGGGAAGATGTCGCTCACCAGGATGGCGCCGCTCGACGAGTAGTGGACGCCGGCGACACGCACCTCCTTGCCGGTGAACTCGCCGGCGCGGAGCCGCTCGACGCTCGGCTGGTTGCCGAGCAGGAGCAGCGGGTAGAGCGTGTTCGAGCCATCGAGCTCGAGCGCGAAGAAGTGCTCGCCCTGGTCGCACTCGGCCGTGGCGAGGGTCATGCGGACGGAATCGCAGCTCAGGTTGACGATCTTGCCGGTGAACTCGCCGGTGCGACCGAGCCCCGAGCTCGAGAACAGCGCTGCCGAGGACGGAGCCACGGCGGCGCGGTCGGGCGCGACGGCGGCCGCGGTCTGCGCGTCGCGCGCGGCGACGACCTGCGGCTCCTCCGCCCAAGCGGCGCCAGCCGTGCAGATCAGAACCGCTGCTGCGATGGCGCCGAGAAGCTTCTGCGTCGACTTCATTCCTCTCATTCCTCCCTGGGCCGCGCGCCGCGAAGCTGCGTGCGACGCGCGGCCGCTGACTGAAACTTGCGGGCGGCGGTGAGCAACGCCCGTGCCCGCGTTTGGACGCGCGGCGGGCGCGGAAAAATCGAGCGCGGCGCGCGAGGTCGCGGCGCCGAGGCGTGAGGTTGTGTCGTTTGCCGACAACGAGGTGTTCGCGAGCGAGCGCTGCGCGATCGCGGTGCGCGCGTGCGTGCGTTCGTTCGTTCGGCGCGCTGCGCGAGCGCGCGGCGCTCTCACCTCGCCAGATGTCGCACCACGACTGTGGACACCCGCCGCGCTTCACGCGAAGAGGACGCACCATGCTCGACGCCGTCGTCGTCGGCTCGGGGCCGAACGGGCTCGCGGCCGCGGTCGCGCTCGCGCGCGCCGGCGCCTCCGTGCTGGTGCTCGAGGCGCGCCACGAGATCGGCGGCGGCGTGCGCACCGCCGAGCTCACGCTGCCGGGCTTCCTGCACGACGTCTGCTCCGGCTGCCATCCGACGGGCGTGCTGTCGCCGTTCTTCGCGACGCTGCCGCTCGAGCGGCACGGGCTGCGCTGGCTGCACCCGACGGCGTCGGTCGCGCACCCGCTCGACGGCGAGCCCGCAGTGCTGCTGCGCCGCTCGCTCGCCGACACCGCGCGCGAGCTCGGCGACGACGCACGCCGCTACGAGCTGCTCTTCGGACCGCTGCTGCGCGAGCCGCGGGCGTTGCTCGCAGACCTCCTGGGTCCGCTCCGCGTCCCGCGCCATCCGCTGCGCCTGGCGCGCTTCGGGCTACCGGGGCTCCTGCCGGCGACCACGCTTCTGCGCCGCTGGTTCCGCGGCGAGCGCGCCCGCGCGCTGCTCGCCGGCTGCGCGGCGCACTCGATCCTGCCGCTCGAGAGACCGCTCACCGCGGCCGTCGGGATGATCTTTGCCTTGATGGGGCACGTCGAGGACTGGCCGGTCGCGGCCGGCGGCTCGCGCGCGATCGCCGACGCGCTGGCCTCGTACCTCGCGGAGCTCGGCGGACGCATCGAGACCGGGCGCCGCGTGCGCGCGCTCTCCGACCTGCCGCCCGCACGCGTCGTGCTCTTCGACACGAGCCCCGCGCAGCTCGTCGACGTCGCGGGGCGGCTGCTGCCCGACGGCTACGTGAGGCGGCTGCGTCGCTACCGCTACGGTCCGGGCGTCTTCAAGCTCGACTGGGCGCTCGACGGGCCGATCCCGTGGCGCGACCCGCGCTGCCTGGAGGCGTCGACGGTGCACGTCGGCGGCACGCTCGACGAGGTCGCCGCCGCCGAGGCCGCGGTGTGGCGCGGCGAGCACCCCGAGCGGCCGTTCGTCCTCGTCGTGCAGCA
Coding sequences:
- a CDS encoding FKBP-type peptidyl-prolyl cis-trans isomerase N-terminal domain-containing protein, which produces MAVREGTRGERTSQARRIAALLVVTIGVTSVVSFAVRASTETSARAPDDSALARTSYALGYATGRDFRDALPITPDAFAQGLRDGLAGPPHDASVMSRVERFERMRQAMKALSDAELAAIAASIDENQDR
- a CDS encoding PRC-barrel domain-containing protein — its product is MRRTTTVLLAAAALAVAPLAGSAAADDQGAKSSGAQMEQGTMRSGSAASGSGSVAGAAATIPSDEIIGSDVLDSQGQELGSVRKLLIDKDGKIDSAVISLGGVFGMGSRQVKVPWSSLQMKPKADDPDEMVVTASRDTLQNAPQFEENKGMARSVLDAINPNADDDQDPRAAGRTNE
- a CDS encoding WYL domain-containing protein; this encodes MSQRRRATYPAARRIARLVHELRSHPHGWSFDAIKSELSIGERTLLRYVDACREELRDAYGEPLIEVVQRGSRRLLRLRDDTHPPDARLMSAVSLWFTLSMVRFLEGTVLKDSADALWDKLVEQMPAAVRSQLENLDRKFFSIAFVPKDYAAHSDIIDQIVQALVREYRLTIDYEAVLAQPKQHDVAPYTLLAYRGGLYLVGYSETAGNILWLAVERIRSAKPTPGDGPRGRARFTYPKDFDPARYTDGLFGVVEGPETEVELVILNQRTEAYLTKRTVHPSQRFSRDDAGRLRLTMKVRGVEELANWIMSLTPWVAVVRPAELRAVLAERLRVASAHYAEAELDDFASGPLARPRSAEPQEERES
- a CDS encoding cupin domain-containing protein — protein: MSTHASAPQLPLLREWLGPIALDEFLAEHLQRTPIAQPGTTHGARAFCDWSVLDEALAATDPTPDVLVVARNRLLPIAAPRSYAELRPLFAHGIGLCMRRAERSHPQLERVASAFRALGETHVQIFATPGGTHGFGWHYDDEDVFLVQTLGAKEYFFRPNTVAREPATAASFRKFPRESSPVYSARLVAGDFLYVPARWWHMALCEQDALSMSIGVLPTHRCR
- a CDS encoding YetF domain-containing protein, with the translated sequence MFGNVDWRTLLVPSTSIVEIVLRGTVMYLALFSLLRVVLKREAGGLAMTDLLVVVLIADAAQNGLAGDYRSLPEGIVLVATIIFWSHALNWLGHRVPAIGRFVHPPPLPLIKNGVLMRRNMHHELITEEELMSQLRQHGIGEVAEVERACLEGDGRVSVIPKEKGGTTEPGPDHRIA
- a CDS encoding ATP-binding protein; this translates as MRWWARLGLRGKLFLAVAAVLIGLLLTTLAAVQLQIEEQTRATLRQGLRVTGSVFQRQMRERGEVLLAGAELLASDFALKRAIATRDPGTLASVAVNHQQRIDVDLLWIADESGELFADSRGKLVAGASVASTPPIADVLRSGEAMVTLAELDGELYRLVGVPVFAVDLIGLLVLGERIDDATAQELQESTGTHVAFTAGERVLAASSPPPTREALATILPVAPGPDFIAELDGERYFSLAVPVEAQSSVPVVALLQRSYDSALAPLLALRMRILLIGLGALVLALLVALGMAAGINAPIQRLVDATRQIMQGNLGYRVPEQRTDELGFLAGSFNRMSERIEQRERELTELNAQLENRVRERTAELEASYRDLKAAQVQLVQSEKMASLGVLVAGVAHEINNPVTFVANNVEPLKERLTELRDVARLHPEMGLEAQLDELNEIADLIGEGARRTAGIVQDLRNFSRLSHEGTEWVDVHEGIETCLRLLRPRWAERITIERDFGEVPKIEAATGQLNQVLMNLLANACDAIDGTGTIRITTRVEGDRLHLSVRDDGVGIAPEDVERIFDPFFTTKPQGQGTGLGLSITHGIVTGHGGEIRVESAPGRGTEVRVVLPLRRARPDETAADVRVHAR
- a CDS encoding sigma-54 dependent transcriptional regulator; translation: MLADTEIDLRRYPVLIVDDEEAILRTFRLNYARDFTVLGTSSPAKALEMIEQEDVCVLVTDQRMPEMNGTELIERALEIKPTLVPIILTGFADVDALVRAVNLRRVYRYVPKPWDREELRDTIAKAIEMFHLVHTNASLLAENARLVAELERANEQLRRENRFLKEQTSAGGFDALIGKSPALQRVIERAKRVAPSTATVLIEGPSGTGKELLARAIHEASPRRSKLFVAVNTGTMTETLLSSTLFGHRRGSFTGATSDQKGLFEVANGGTLFLDEIGETTPALQVHLLRVLQEGEIQPVGAPRPVKVDVRVIAATNRNLEAEVEKGNFREDLLHRLKVFPLRLPPLSERLEDVPLLVEAILARHCRKLGKPLPEVDPEAMAALQAHEYRGNVRELENLLERALLLCDPGDPITVEVLFDDVPLVPPSPPQAVAGAAESGSGDAPAGGSLYADVLRYEWQRIRETIAACGGNKSEAARKLGLTRVGLLKKLKRCEQAFGGGAGGGAGH
- a CDS encoding aldehyde dehydrogenase family protein, whose amino-acid sequence is MSLVYEPRMLIDGKLVEATGGRTYDNVNPATEEVIGQVADGSVEDMERAIAAARRAFDETSWATDRAFRKRCLEQLKAALDKHKEELRPQIVAEVGTPIALTYAIQQDTCIADLQYEIDLIDRYEWERDIGLRDFFGITSRRLVLREPVGVAGLITPWNFPFMLNLAKLAPALAAGCTVVLKPAPDTPFSATWIGKLIVEETDIPPGVVNIVTSRDPAAVGEVLTASPLVDLISFTGSTAVGKRIAARCADTLKRVFLELGGKSANIVLDDADFPTVLGSIGQVCTHSGQGCAITTRLLLPRKRYEEGVEIAKAAFESVPYGDPTDFKNLAGPLINARQRDRVLRYIEQGKAEGARCLVGGGAATQFAKGYYVQPTLFVDVDPSSTIAQEEIFGPVLSVIAYEDDDDAVRIANASRYGLSGAVSSGSLERAMAVARRVRTGTLSVNGGMWFGPDAPFGGYKESGIGREHGVEGFEEYLETKTVALPAA
- a CDS encoding NAD(P)/FAD-dependent oxidoreductase, producing the protein MLDAVVVGSGPNGLAAAVALARAGASVLVLEARHEIGGGVRTAELTLPGFLHDVCSGCHPTGVLSPFFATLPLERHGLRWLHPTASVAHPLDGEPAVLLRRSLADTARELGDDARRYELLFGPLLREPRALLADLLGPLRVPRHPLRLARFGLPGLLPATTLLRRWFRGERARALLAGCAAHSILPLERPLTAAVGMIFALMGHVEDWPVAAGGSRAIADALASYLAELGGRIETGRRVRALSDLPPARVVLFDTSPAQLVDVAGRLLPDGYVRRLRRYRYGPGVFKLDWALDGPIPWRDPRCLEASTVHVGGTLDEVAAAEAAVWRGEHPERPFVLVVQQSQLDPSRTPAGKHTGYAYCHVPAGSTVDLTDAIERQIERFAPGFRDRILARHVLRTTDFERDNPNYVGGAITGGVADLGQFFTRPVARLDPYATPHPRLFLCSASTPPGGGVHGMCGYFAARSALRRLERLPTSLPPLA